The Arachis duranensis cultivar V14167 chromosome 2, aradu.V14167.gnm2.J7QH, whole genome shotgun sequence genome has a window encoding:
- the LOC127744897 gene encoding uncharacterized protein LOC127744897, translating into MSNNLYCLSESGERHALGVVVELGLEDVVDVVGVGGNIIKDVEPTPPPQGVEYCRRPSHSKFAIRHLSSLVLQVFNPCSLSPFAAASSSSASVVFVCSAVLPSSFLCRSRSRLRSAVVFVRVLRRSRSLGVHRSRSLAVHRSSSRSFGSHVAQLQTLRPTRALHPAVELLSFVVVSSLNPPPDNTLTQHQYSSSNSASSDFYYNKKSALFSVIIG; encoded by the exons atgtccaacaatctatattgcttgTCGGAGAGTGGAGAAAGACATGCCCTTGGAGTAGTTGTggaacttggtcttgaggatgtcGTGGACGTTGTCGGGGTTGGAGGTAATATTATCAAAGATGTGGAA CCTACACCACCGCCGCAAGGAGTGGAATACTGCCGCCGTCCGTCCCACTCAAAGTTCGCCATCCGTCATCTATCTTCCCTCGTGCTCCAAGTCTTCAATCCCTGTTCGCTGTCACCGTTCGCGGCTGCTTCCTCGAGCTCGGCATCCGTCGTCTTTGTCTGCTCAGCCGTCCTTCCGTCGTCGTTTCTTTGCCGTTCACGTTCACGTCTTCGTTCAGCTGTCGTCTTCGTTCGCGTTCTTCGCCGTTCACGTTCGCTCGGCGTTCACCGTTCGCGTTCACTCGCTGTTCACCGTTCGAGTTCGCGTTCGTTTGGAAGCCACGTTGCTCAACTTCAAACTCTGCGACCAACCCGCGCGCTCCACCCAGCCGTCGAACTGCTCTCTTTTGTCGTCGTGAGTTCCCTAAACCCGCCACCAGACAATACACTCACACAACACCAATACTCTTCTTCAAACTCTGCATCTTCTGATTTCTATTACAATaa AAAGAGTGCATT GTTTAGTGTGATTATTGGTTAA
- the LOC107473393 gene encoding uncharacterized protein LOC107473393, whose product MAAPFFSTPFQPYVYQSPQDAITPFQILGGEAQVVQIMLKPQEKIIAKPGSMCFMSGSIEMENSYLPENEVGIWQWLFGKNISSIVLRNSGQSDGFIGIAAPYFARILPIDLASFNGEILCQPDAFLCSVNDVKVNNTIDQRGRNIIAGAEGFLRQKISGQGLAFILAGGSVVQKNLESGEVLAVDVSCIVAVTSTVNVQIKYNGPPRRTMFGGDNAVIALLTGPGIVFIQSLPFHRLSQRIARSVTSPNMRENPKFLIQIAIFFFLAYVVIVSSSILTDV is encoded by the exons ATGGCGGCACCATTTTTCTCAACACCTTTTCAGCCCTATGTTTATCAg AGTCCGCAAGATGCAATCACACCTTTTCAGATTTTAGGGGGTGAAGCTCAGGTGGTCCAG ATAATGTTGAAGCCCCAAGAAAAAATTATTGCAAAGCCTG GTTCCATGTGCTTTATGTCAGGCTCCATTGAAATGGAAAATTCCTATCTTCCAGAAAATGAAGTAGGCATATGGCAGTGGCTATTTGGCAAAAACATAAGTAGCATCGTTCTTCGAAATTCTGGACAAAGTGATGgatttattggaattgctgCACCTTATTTTGCAAGAATTCTTCCG ATTGATTTAGCAAGCTTTAACGGGGAGATTTTGTGTCAG CCAGATGCATTTCTTTGCTCTGTCAATGATGTGAAAGTCAACAACACAATTGATCAGAGGGGACGAAATATTATTGCTGGTGCTGAG GGATTTTTGAGGCAGAAGATATCAGGTCAAGGGCTTGCATTCATACTTGCTGGTGGATCTG TTGTACAGAAAAATCTTGAGAGCGGCGAAGTTCTAGCAGTTGATGTTTCATGCATTGTTGCTGTGACAAGTACGGTCAATgtccaaataaaatataatggtCCTCCAAGAAGGACAATGTTTGGA GGTGATAATGCCGTGATAGCTCTTCTCACAGGACCAGGCATTGTGTTCATACAAAGCTTACCGTTTCATAGACTTTCTCAGCGAATCGCTAG atCGGTGACATCTCCAAACATGAGGGAAAATCCCAAGTTTTTAATACAGATtgccattttctttttcctgGCCTATGTTGTCATTGTATCTTCATCAATATTGACAGATGTATGA